The following are from one region of the Pseudodesulfovibrio piezophilus C1TLV30 genome:
- the betB gene encoding betaine-aldehyde dehydrogenase, with translation MTRSKLYIDGQWVEAKSGKKRDIINPYDASVITTVAEGGREDAIAAIKAARNAFDNGGWPQTPATERARLLFKLADLIERDQEELARLESLDTGKTLEESRWDMADIAGIFRYFAGLADKDAGEVIASPNPSSSSTLVREPVGVCGQISPWNYPLLQASWKMAPALAAGCTIVMKPSEITPLTTLKVTELAEEVGFPRGVVNTVLGIGSEVGAELAENTDVDLVSFTGGISTGKTIMRAAAENVKKVALELGGKNPNIIFDDADFDLAVDYALNGVFFHAGQICSAGARIMVQDGIHDKFVEALKCRMEKIVIGNGFDDKTQMGPLISAQHLKKVQRYMDIAQDDGAKLILGGTTPTDPTLKDGFFFMPTLFVDCTNDMKIVQEEVFGPVITVERFSTEEEVVKRANSTIYGLSAGFWTKDPDRIKRVSSALRFGTIWANDFNVYFVQAPWGGYKQSGLGRELGKAGLEEYTEVKHIYQNHATEAFNWFGV, from the coding sequence ATGACACGCAGCAAGCTCTATATCGACGGTCAATGGGTTGAAGCCAAATCAGGCAAGAAACGCGATATAATCAATCCTTACGACGCATCGGTTATAACCACAGTTGCCGAAGGCGGACGAGAGGATGCCATTGCGGCTATCAAAGCGGCTAGAAACGCGTTCGACAATGGAGGCTGGCCACAGACTCCGGCAACGGAACGAGCGCGGCTTCTCTTTAAATTGGCAGATCTTATCGAACGCGATCAAGAAGAATTGGCACGACTTGAAAGTCTCGATACAGGCAAGACGCTTGAAGAAAGCCGGTGGGATATGGCCGACATAGCAGGCATCTTTCGCTACTTTGCCGGATTAGCAGATAAAGATGCCGGAGAAGTCATAGCCTCTCCGAACCCATCATCATCCAGTACTCTCGTTCGTGAGCCTGTTGGTGTTTGTGGACAGATATCACCGTGGAACTATCCCCTCCTCCAGGCTTCCTGGAAAATGGCCCCGGCGCTTGCTGCAGGATGTACCATTGTCATGAAACCAAGCGAGATCACCCCCTTGACCACGCTCAAAGTGACAGAGCTTGCCGAAGAAGTGGGCTTTCCCAGGGGAGTAGTCAATACCGTCCTTGGAATCGGCTCGGAAGTTGGGGCTGAATTGGCGGAGAACACGGATGTTGACCTTGTGTCATTCACAGGGGGGATATCGACCGGCAAGACGATAATGCGCGCAGCAGCCGAAAACGTTAAAAAGGTTGCCCTTGAGTTGGGAGGGAAAAATCCCAATATCATCTTTGATGATGCGGATTTTGATCTGGCCGTTGACTATGCCCTCAATGGAGTCTTTTTCCATGCCGGCCAAATATGCTCAGCCGGAGCACGAATTATGGTGCAGGACGGTATCCACGACAAGTTTGTGGAAGCGCTGAAATGTCGCATGGAAAAAATCGTCATAGGGAATGGATTTGATGACAAGACTCAAATGGGGCCGCTCATTTCCGCCCAGCATCTGAAAAAAGTTCAACGCTATATGGATATAGCACAAGATGATGGAGCCAAGCTGATTTTAGGAGGCACAACTCCAACAGATCCAACTTTGAAGGATGGATTTTTCTTCATGCCGACGCTTTTTGTAGACTGCACGAATGACATGAAAATCGTACAGGAGGAAGTCTTTGGGCCAGTTATCACTGTCGAACGATTCTCCACTGAAGAAGAGGTTGTAAAACGAGCTAACAGCACCATCTACGGACTTTCAGCAGGCTTTTGGACCAAAGACCCTGATCGAATTAAAAGAGTCTCTTCAGCCCTTCGGTTCGGCACGATCTGGGCCAATGACTTCAACGTCTACTTTGTTCAAGCACCCTGGGGCGGTTATAAACAATCCGGCCTCGGTCGAGAGCTGGGAAAAGCTGGCCTCGAAGAGTATACCGAGGTTAAACACATCTACCAGAATCACGCAACAGAGGCCTTTAACTGGTTTGGCGTATAA
- a CDS encoding ABC transporter substrate-binding protein produces the protein MSSGLRRYILVFFILLTLLCSSFTAFAADKITIASVSWTGVTIKSELAVSVLEGLGYKAENKVFSVPIAYSALSTGDADVFFGNWMPSMANIANKFFAGGKVIKYVANMPNAKYTLATPTFCAEEGLKDFTDIVKFGDQLDWKIYGIEPGNDGNMIIQKMIDNNMFGLGKFELVASSEVAMLAQVQAYAQNHKAIVFLGWAPHSMNERIDMTYLTGSTAQTFGENDGTATVWTNLRKGFKEENPNVARLFKNMLFPVTMMNQIMTSVHVSKGLGLHQAGLKWLKEHPATYEKWLTGVTTSDGSLAIPALRAYLESKI, from the coding sequence ATGTCTTCTGGCCTGAGGCGATACATACTCGTCTTTTTCATATTACTGACCCTTTTGTGCTCTTCTTTTACCGCATTTGCTGCTGACAAAATCACAATTGCCAGTGTCTCATGGACAGGTGTCACTATCAAATCCGAGTTGGCTGTTTCAGTTCTTGAAGGACTGGGGTATAAAGCTGAAAATAAAGTCTTTTCAGTTCCCATAGCTTACTCGGCTCTTTCTACAGGCGATGCAGACGTCTTCTTCGGCAACTGGATGCCCTCAATGGCCAACATAGCTAATAAGTTCTTCGCTGGCGGCAAGGTCATCAAATACGTCGCCAATATGCCCAATGCAAAATATACCTTAGCAACCCCAACCTTCTGCGCTGAAGAAGGCCTCAAGGATTTTACGGATATCGTCAAATTTGGAGACCAACTGGACTGGAAGATATATGGAATCGAACCAGGCAATGATGGAAACATGATCATCCAGAAGATGATTGATAACAATATGTTTGGCCTTGGTAAGTTTGAGTTAGTCGCATCCAGTGAAGTTGCTATGCTCGCCCAAGTTCAAGCATACGCTCAAAATCATAAGGCAATCGTCTTTCTCGGTTGGGCTCCTCATAGCATGAACGAGCGCATCGACATGACTTATCTTACAGGAAGTACAGCGCAAACATTTGGCGAAAACGACGGCACTGCAACGGTTTGGACAAATCTTCGGAAGGGATTTAAGGAAGAGAATCCAAATGTTGCACGTCTTTTCAAGAATATGCTCTTCCCTGTCACCATGATGAACCAAATAATGACTTCCGTTCATGTTTCAAAAGGTCTTGGTCTTCATCAAGCCGGACTCAAATGGCTTAAAGAACACCCCGCCACGTATGAAAAATGGCTTACTGGAGTCACTACCTCAGACGGCAGTCTAGCTATTCCGGCACTGAGAGCGTATTTGGAATCAAAAATCTAA